A portion of the Nomia melanderi isolate GNS246 chromosome 2, iyNomMela1, whole genome shotgun sequence genome contains these proteins:
- the twy gene encoding fas-binding factor 1 twitchy isoform X1 codes for MVDITETSNTNLEELTQVLEDMDNLDMDLLNNSFKKAQSATNIFKDSNVQLDGDLKKKVIFKDINEDDSLTDLLFDDETSLTEKKNFLTSGSKTSLMEDLFKIKTPVTSATNTKINNESERKLNFDHGDINELFLQKSDSRTAKSNSILLQSELCTEKYEQKPQSAFKNDEDTLMNLHDSSKLDVIGDKSKRSSLIESLFESKSHSSSIKNAKLENFTHSAEHKIIAQKQTPQLVDQSSKLIARESRRGRRNAKVVNDPLGLLSTELLSEQNIELVTDKNVPAKSSIAQKSKLEENLPEWLGGTKKLEDKSRDEIKEQVALKDKLPNNDERIPTTKEIIEYPDIETDFKVVNENKLVLEDLSLLSGAQFNQQAAIITMQQQEHELRTASIISQQNEQLGKVSEAQHSILHNQEKQFNLLLKLQFEKQHLLEKQIRTQQERINQYLQTLMAQPTPISSTTSVYTSCKSDESEKIKNVSNEPEELENTIKTLQTEKSKLESVLSTINERHNNEVTCQVQFYERQISFLKEGMLKFEERIRQETEVLETNYIAKLEKLRNEKIQMENLHKEEIYNIKNEHAQRVQELNELHSQNIKLLQKEYSNTIESICRAKQTEDQVIETITTRKVDMEDMLQKANFIIENIKQNKEKTELKDTELMDRHENYLKIYEDDIKAQKIDLKNQSDILREDHNKFIGTIEIFRTQFTQLIEELQKVTVHNNQTQETLENKTASLLKERELFEEKAKWERDYLQALKESWVKEHDRQLKLIVQEREEVAAEKAQLQIMNRLKINSDDVTKIELEAAIQTAQEAAACADRTKLKWQEKINELNVHKQILQDKENLLVSRAKELEKLTQSALRKKEEGMKALKDAKHLENQYKETLGLLQIQFKALMEKEKRIVSEQYNVSKGQMISVSCETEKPERDINVSRNVYNKILPLSVMHSSSQVTSELMKIVDPNLLMLKLNLNDHYNSIT; via the exons ATGGTTGATATTACTGAAACTTCAAACACAAATTTAGAAGAACTAACACAAGTGTTAGAAGATATGGATAATTTAGATATGGATCtacttaataattcatttaaaaaggcACAATCTGCtacaaacatttttaaagaTTCTAATGTTCAATTGGATGGAGATTTGAAAAAAAAGGTCATATTTAAAG ATATTAATGAAGATGATTCATTAACTGATTTACTATTTGATGATGAAACTTCtttaacagaaaaaaaaaattttcttaCAAGTGGAAGTAAAACTAGCTTAATGGAAGATCTGTTTAAGATCAAAACACCAGTTACATCAGCaacaaatactaaaataaataacgaaTCAGAAAGGAAACTTAATTTTGATCATGGAGATATAAATGAATTGTTTTTACAGAAATCAGACAGTCGTACAGCTAAAAGTAactctattttattacaaagtgaattatgtacAGAAAAATATGAACAAAAACCACAAAGTGCATTTAAAAATGATGAAGATACTTTAATGAATTTACATGATAGTAGTAAATTAGATGTAATAGGTGATAAATCAAAAAGGTCGTCACTAATAGAGAGTTTGTTTGAGAGCAAATCTCATTCATCTTCCATTAAAAATgcgaaacttgaaaattttacaCATTCTGCAGAACATAAAATTATTGCACAAAAGCAAACACCTCAACTTGTTGACCAATCAAGTAAACTAATTGCAAGAGAATCTCGTAGAGGCAGAAGAAATGCCAAAGTGGTAAATGATCCTCTTGGTTTACTATCCACTGAATTGTTATCtgaacaaaatattgaattg gTAACAGATAAGAATGTACCAGCTAAAAGTTCTATTGCACAGAAATCTAAATTGGAAGAAAATTTGCCAGAATGGTTGGGTGGTACAAAGAAATTAGAAGACAAAAGTAGGGATGAAATAAAGGAGCAAGTAGCTTTAAAAGATAAATTACCAAATAATGATGAAAGAATACCTACTActaaagaaattatagaatatcCAGATATCGAAACAGATTTTAAAGTAGTTAACGAAAATAAGTTAGTCCTAGAAGATTTATCGTTATTATCTGGTGCACAGTTTAATCAACAAGCTGCAATTATAACTATGCAGCAACAGGAACATGAATTAAGGACTGCTAGTATAATTTCTCAACAAAATGAACAATTGGGTAAGGTATCGGAAGCGCAGCATTCCATACTTCATAATCAAGAAAAGCAATTCAATTTATTGCTAAAATTACAATTTGAAAAACaacatttattagaaaaacaaaTAAGAACACAACAGGAACGTATTAATCAGTATTTACAA accTTGATGGCTCAGCCCACTCCAATATCCAGTACTACATCAGTTTATACTAGTTGTAAATCTGACGAAagtgagaaaataaaaaatgtatcaaatgAACCAGAAGAACTGGagaatacaataaaaacatTGCAGACAGAAAAATCTAAATTAGAAAGTGTATTATCCACAATCAATGAAAGGCACAATAATGAAGTAACGTGTCAAGTTCAATTTTACGA AAggcaaatttcatttttaaaggaGGGTATGTTAAAATTTGAAGAAAGAATAAGACAAGAAACAGAAGTATTAGAAACAAATTACATAGCAAAATTGGAGAAATTAAGGAATGAGAAAATACAAATGGAAAATCTACATAAAGAAGAAATCTATAATATAAAG AATGAACATGCTCAACGCGTACAAGAACTTAATGAACTGCATTCTCAAAATATAAAGCTTTTGCAAAAAGAATATTCTAATACAATAGAAAGTATATGCAGAGCTAAACAAACAGAAGATCAAGTAATAGAGACTATCACTACTCGAAAAGTCGACATGGAAGATATGTTACAGAAagctaattttattattgagaatatcaagcaaaataaagaaaaaacagaACTTAAAGATACTGAGCTGATGGATCgccatgaaaattatttaaaaatttatgaagATGACATAAAAG CTCAAAagattgatttaaaaaatcagaGTGACATTTTAAGGGAAGaccataataaatttattggaacaatagaaatatttcgtaCTCAGTTTACACAACTTATAGAAGAACTACAGAAGGTCACTGTGCACAATAATCAAACTCAAGAAACACTTGAAAACAAAACAGCAAGTCTTTTAAAAGAAAGAGAGCTATTCGAAGAAAAAGCAAAATGGGAAAGAGATTATTTACAG GCATTAAAAGAATCTTGGGTAAAAGAACACGAtagacaattaaaattaattgtacaaGAAAGAGAAGAAGTAGCAGCAGAAAAGGCACAATTACAAATTATGAACAGACTCAAGATTAATAGTGATGACGTTACCAAAATTGag TTAGAAGCAGCTATTCAGACTGCACAAGAAGCTGCAGCATGTGCTGATAGAACAAAGTTAAAATGgcaagaaaaaattaatgaacttaATGTCCACAAACAAATTTTACAAGACAAAGAAAATCTGCTTGTTTCGCGAGCTAAAGAACTTGAAAAACTTACAcag TCAGctttaagaaaaaaagaagaaggaatGAAAGCTTTGAAAGATGCAAAACActtagaaaatcaatataaagaGACACTTGGTCTGCtacaaatacaatttaaagcattaatggaaaaagaaaaaagaattgttAGCGAACAATATAATGTTTcaaa AGGACAGATGATCTCAGTGTCTTGTGAAACAGAAAAACCAGAAAGGGACATAAATGTGTCACGTAacgtttacaataaaattttacctTTATCTGTTATGCATTCATCATCTCAAGTTACTTCAGAATTAATG AAAATCGTAGATCCAAATCTACTCATGCTGAAATTAAATCTTAACGATCATTATAATTCTATCActtaa
- the twy gene encoding fas-binding factor 1 twitchy isoform X3 yields the protein MVDITETSNTNLEELTQVLEDMDNLDMDLLNNSFKKAQSATNIFKDSNVQLDGDLKKKVIFKEHKIIAQKQTPQLVDQSSKLIARESRRGRRNAKVVNDPLGLLSTELLSEQNIELVTDKNVPAKSSIAQKSKLEENLPEWLGGTKKLEDKSRDEIKEQVALKDKLPNNDERIPTTKEIIEYPDIETDFKVVNENKLVLEDLSLLSGAQFNQQAAIITMQQQEHELRTASIISQQNEQLGKVSEAQHSILHNQEKQFNLLLKLQFEKQHLLEKQIRTQQERINQYLQTLMAQPTPISSTTSVYTSCKSDESEKIKNVSNEPEELENTIKTLQTEKSKLESVLSTINERHNNEVTCQVQFYERQISFLKEGMLKFEERIRQETEVLETNYIAKLEKLRNEKIQMENLHKEEIYNIKNEHAQRVQELNELHSQNIKLLQKEYSNTIESICRAKQTEDQVIETITTRKVDMEDMLQKANFIIENIKQNKEKTELKDTELMDRHENYLKIYEDDIKAQKIDLKNQSDILREDHNKFIGTIEIFRTQFTQLIEELQKVTVHNNQTQETLENKTASLLKERELFEEKAKWERDYLQALKESWVKEHDRQLKLIVQEREEVAAEKAQLQIMNRLKINSDDVTKIELEAAIQTAQEAAACADRTKLKWQEKINELNVHKQILQDKENLLVSRAKELEKLTQSALRKKEEGMKALKDAKHLENQYKETLGLLQIQFKALMEKEKRIVSEQYNVSKGQMISVSCETEKPERDINVSRNVYNKILPLSVMHSSSQVTSELMKIVDPNLLMLKLNLNDHYNSIT from the exons ATGGTTGATATTACTGAAACTTCAAACACAAATTTAGAAGAACTAACACAAGTGTTAGAAGATATGGATAATTTAGATATGGATCtacttaataattcatttaaaaaggcACAATCTGCtacaaacatttttaaagaTTCTAATGTTCAATTGGATGGAGATTTGAAAAAAAAGGTCATATTTAAAG AACATAAAATTATTGCACAAAAGCAAACACCTCAACTTGTTGACCAATCAAGTAAACTAATTGCAAGAGAATCTCGTAGAGGCAGAAGAAATGCCAAAGTGGTAAATGATCCTCTTGGTTTACTATCCACTGAATTGTTATCtgaacaaaatattgaattg gTAACAGATAAGAATGTACCAGCTAAAAGTTCTATTGCACAGAAATCTAAATTGGAAGAAAATTTGCCAGAATGGTTGGGTGGTACAAAGAAATTAGAAGACAAAAGTAGGGATGAAATAAAGGAGCAAGTAGCTTTAAAAGATAAATTACCAAATAATGATGAAAGAATACCTACTActaaagaaattatagaatatcCAGATATCGAAACAGATTTTAAAGTAGTTAACGAAAATAAGTTAGTCCTAGAAGATTTATCGTTATTATCTGGTGCACAGTTTAATCAACAAGCTGCAATTATAACTATGCAGCAACAGGAACATGAATTAAGGACTGCTAGTATAATTTCTCAACAAAATGAACAATTGGGTAAGGTATCGGAAGCGCAGCATTCCATACTTCATAATCAAGAAAAGCAATTCAATTTATTGCTAAAATTACAATTTGAAAAACaacatttattagaaaaacaaaTAAGAACACAACAGGAACGTATTAATCAGTATTTACAA accTTGATGGCTCAGCCCACTCCAATATCCAGTACTACATCAGTTTATACTAGTTGTAAATCTGACGAAagtgagaaaataaaaaatgtatcaaatgAACCAGAAGAACTGGagaatacaataaaaacatTGCAGACAGAAAAATCTAAATTAGAAAGTGTATTATCCACAATCAATGAAAGGCACAATAATGAAGTAACGTGTCAAGTTCAATTTTACGA AAggcaaatttcatttttaaaggaGGGTATGTTAAAATTTGAAGAAAGAATAAGACAAGAAACAGAAGTATTAGAAACAAATTACATAGCAAAATTGGAGAAATTAAGGAATGAGAAAATACAAATGGAAAATCTACATAAAGAAGAAATCTATAATATAAAG AATGAACATGCTCAACGCGTACAAGAACTTAATGAACTGCATTCTCAAAATATAAAGCTTTTGCAAAAAGAATATTCTAATACAATAGAAAGTATATGCAGAGCTAAACAAACAGAAGATCAAGTAATAGAGACTATCACTACTCGAAAAGTCGACATGGAAGATATGTTACAGAAagctaattttattattgagaatatcaagcaaaataaagaaaaaacagaACTTAAAGATACTGAGCTGATGGATCgccatgaaaattatttaaaaatttatgaagATGACATAAAAG CTCAAAagattgatttaaaaaatcagaGTGACATTTTAAGGGAAGaccataataaatttattggaacaatagaaatatttcgtaCTCAGTTTACACAACTTATAGAAGAACTACAGAAGGTCACTGTGCACAATAATCAAACTCAAGAAACACTTGAAAACAAAACAGCAAGTCTTTTAAAAGAAAGAGAGCTATTCGAAGAAAAAGCAAAATGGGAAAGAGATTATTTACAG GCATTAAAAGAATCTTGGGTAAAAGAACACGAtagacaattaaaattaattgtacaaGAAAGAGAAGAAGTAGCAGCAGAAAAGGCACAATTACAAATTATGAACAGACTCAAGATTAATAGTGATGACGTTACCAAAATTGag TTAGAAGCAGCTATTCAGACTGCACAAGAAGCTGCAGCATGTGCTGATAGAACAAAGTTAAAATGgcaagaaaaaattaatgaacttaATGTCCACAAACAAATTTTACAAGACAAAGAAAATCTGCTTGTTTCGCGAGCTAAAGAACTTGAAAAACTTACAcag TCAGctttaagaaaaaaagaagaaggaatGAAAGCTTTGAAAGATGCAAAACActtagaaaatcaatataaagaGACACTTGGTCTGCtacaaatacaatttaaagcattaatggaaaaagaaaaaagaattgttAGCGAACAATATAATGTTTcaaa AGGACAGATGATCTCAGTGTCTTGTGAAACAGAAAAACCAGAAAGGGACATAAATGTGTCACGTAacgtttacaataaaattttacctTTATCTGTTATGCATTCATCATCTCAAGTTACTTCAGAATTAATG AAAATCGTAGATCCAAATCTACTCATGCTGAAATTAAATCTTAACGATCATTATAATTCTATCActtaa
- the twy gene encoding fas-binding factor 1 twitchy isoform X2, translating to MVDITETSNTNLEELTQVLEDMDNLDMDLLNNSFKKAQSATNIFKDSNVQLDGDLKKKVIFKEKKNFLTSGSKTSLMEDLFKIKTPVTSATNTKINNESERKLNFDHGDINELFLQKSDSRTAKSNSILLQSELCTEKYEQKPQSAFKNDEDTLMNLHDSSKLDVIGDKSKRSSLIESLFESKSHSSSIKNAKLENFTHSAEHKIIAQKQTPQLVDQSSKLIARESRRGRRNAKVVNDPLGLLSTELLSEQNIELVTDKNVPAKSSIAQKSKLEENLPEWLGGTKKLEDKSRDEIKEQVALKDKLPNNDERIPTTKEIIEYPDIETDFKVVNENKLVLEDLSLLSGAQFNQQAAIITMQQQEHELRTASIISQQNEQLGKVSEAQHSILHNQEKQFNLLLKLQFEKQHLLEKQIRTQQERINQYLQTLMAQPTPISSTTSVYTSCKSDESEKIKNVSNEPEELENTIKTLQTEKSKLESVLSTINERHNNEVTCQVQFYERQISFLKEGMLKFEERIRQETEVLETNYIAKLEKLRNEKIQMENLHKEEIYNIKNEHAQRVQELNELHSQNIKLLQKEYSNTIESICRAKQTEDQVIETITTRKVDMEDMLQKANFIIENIKQNKEKTELKDTELMDRHENYLKIYEDDIKAQKIDLKNQSDILREDHNKFIGTIEIFRTQFTQLIEELQKVTVHNNQTQETLENKTASLLKERELFEEKAKWERDYLQALKESWVKEHDRQLKLIVQEREEVAAEKAQLQIMNRLKINSDDVTKIELEAAIQTAQEAAACADRTKLKWQEKINELNVHKQILQDKENLLVSRAKELEKLTQSALRKKEEGMKALKDAKHLENQYKETLGLLQIQFKALMEKEKRIVSEQYNVSKGQMISVSCETEKPERDINVSRNVYNKILPLSVMHSSSQVTSELMKIVDPNLLMLKLNLNDHYNSIT from the exons ATGGTTGATATTACTGAAACTTCAAACACAAATTTAGAAGAACTAACACAAGTGTTAGAAGATATGGATAATTTAGATATGGATCtacttaataattcatttaaaaaggcACAATCTGCtacaaacatttttaaagaTTCTAATGTTCAATTGGATGGAGATTTGAAAAAAAAGGTCATATTTAAAG aaaaaaaaaattttcttaCAAGTGGAAGTAAAACTAGCTTAATGGAAGATCTGTTTAAGATCAAAACACCAGTTACATCAGCaacaaatactaaaataaataacgaaTCAGAAAGGAAACTTAATTTTGATCATGGAGATATAAATGAATTGTTTTTACAGAAATCAGACAGTCGTACAGCTAAAAGTAactctattttattacaaagtgaattatgtacAGAAAAATATGAACAAAAACCACAAAGTGCATTTAAAAATGATGAAGATACTTTAATGAATTTACATGATAGTAGTAAATTAGATGTAATAGGTGATAAATCAAAAAGGTCGTCACTAATAGAGAGTTTGTTTGAGAGCAAATCTCATTCATCTTCCATTAAAAATgcgaaacttgaaaattttacaCATTCTGCAGAACATAAAATTATTGCACAAAAGCAAACACCTCAACTTGTTGACCAATCAAGTAAACTAATTGCAAGAGAATCTCGTAGAGGCAGAAGAAATGCCAAAGTGGTAAATGATCCTCTTGGTTTACTATCCACTGAATTGTTATCtgaacaaaatattgaattg gTAACAGATAAGAATGTACCAGCTAAAAGTTCTATTGCACAGAAATCTAAATTGGAAGAAAATTTGCCAGAATGGTTGGGTGGTACAAAGAAATTAGAAGACAAAAGTAGGGATGAAATAAAGGAGCAAGTAGCTTTAAAAGATAAATTACCAAATAATGATGAAAGAATACCTACTActaaagaaattatagaatatcCAGATATCGAAACAGATTTTAAAGTAGTTAACGAAAATAAGTTAGTCCTAGAAGATTTATCGTTATTATCTGGTGCACAGTTTAATCAACAAGCTGCAATTATAACTATGCAGCAACAGGAACATGAATTAAGGACTGCTAGTATAATTTCTCAACAAAATGAACAATTGGGTAAGGTATCGGAAGCGCAGCATTCCATACTTCATAATCAAGAAAAGCAATTCAATTTATTGCTAAAATTACAATTTGAAAAACaacatttattagaaaaacaaaTAAGAACACAACAGGAACGTATTAATCAGTATTTACAA accTTGATGGCTCAGCCCACTCCAATATCCAGTACTACATCAGTTTATACTAGTTGTAAATCTGACGAAagtgagaaaataaaaaatgtatcaaatgAACCAGAAGAACTGGagaatacaataaaaacatTGCAGACAGAAAAATCTAAATTAGAAAGTGTATTATCCACAATCAATGAAAGGCACAATAATGAAGTAACGTGTCAAGTTCAATTTTACGA AAggcaaatttcatttttaaaggaGGGTATGTTAAAATTTGAAGAAAGAATAAGACAAGAAACAGAAGTATTAGAAACAAATTACATAGCAAAATTGGAGAAATTAAGGAATGAGAAAATACAAATGGAAAATCTACATAAAGAAGAAATCTATAATATAAAG AATGAACATGCTCAACGCGTACAAGAACTTAATGAACTGCATTCTCAAAATATAAAGCTTTTGCAAAAAGAATATTCTAATACAATAGAAAGTATATGCAGAGCTAAACAAACAGAAGATCAAGTAATAGAGACTATCACTACTCGAAAAGTCGACATGGAAGATATGTTACAGAAagctaattttattattgagaatatcaagcaaaataaagaaaaaacagaACTTAAAGATACTGAGCTGATGGATCgccatgaaaattatttaaaaatttatgaagATGACATAAAAG CTCAAAagattgatttaaaaaatcagaGTGACATTTTAAGGGAAGaccataataaatttattggaacaatagaaatatttcgtaCTCAGTTTACACAACTTATAGAAGAACTACAGAAGGTCACTGTGCACAATAATCAAACTCAAGAAACACTTGAAAACAAAACAGCAAGTCTTTTAAAAGAAAGAGAGCTATTCGAAGAAAAAGCAAAATGGGAAAGAGATTATTTACAG GCATTAAAAGAATCTTGGGTAAAAGAACACGAtagacaattaaaattaattgtacaaGAAAGAGAAGAAGTAGCAGCAGAAAAGGCACAATTACAAATTATGAACAGACTCAAGATTAATAGTGATGACGTTACCAAAATTGag TTAGAAGCAGCTATTCAGACTGCACAAGAAGCTGCAGCATGTGCTGATAGAACAAAGTTAAAATGgcaagaaaaaattaatgaacttaATGTCCACAAACAAATTTTACAAGACAAAGAAAATCTGCTTGTTTCGCGAGCTAAAGAACTTGAAAAACTTACAcag TCAGctttaagaaaaaaagaagaaggaatGAAAGCTTTGAAAGATGCAAAACActtagaaaatcaatataaagaGACACTTGGTCTGCtacaaatacaatttaaagcattaatggaaaaagaaaaaagaattgttAGCGAACAATATAATGTTTcaaa AGGACAGATGATCTCAGTGTCTTGTGAAACAGAAAAACCAGAAAGGGACATAAATGTGTCACGTAacgtttacaataaaattttacctTTATCTGTTATGCATTCATCATCTCAAGTTACTTCAGAATTAATG AAAATCGTAGATCCAAATCTACTCATGCTGAAATTAAATCTTAACGATCATTATAATTCTATCActtaa
- the twy gene encoding fas-binding factor 1 twitchy isoform X4 has protein sequence MNLHDSSKLDVIGDKSKRSSLIESLFESKSHSSSIKNAKLENFTHSAEHKIIAQKQTPQLVDQSSKLIARESRRGRRNAKVVNDPLGLLSTELLSEQNIELVTDKNVPAKSSIAQKSKLEENLPEWLGGTKKLEDKSRDEIKEQVALKDKLPNNDERIPTTKEIIEYPDIETDFKVVNENKLVLEDLSLLSGAQFNQQAAIITMQQQEHELRTASIISQQNEQLGKVSEAQHSILHNQEKQFNLLLKLQFEKQHLLEKQIRTQQERINQYLQTLMAQPTPISSTTSVYTSCKSDESEKIKNVSNEPEELENTIKTLQTEKSKLESVLSTINERHNNEVTCQVQFYERQISFLKEGMLKFEERIRQETEVLETNYIAKLEKLRNEKIQMENLHKEEIYNIKNEHAQRVQELNELHSQNIKLLQKEYSNTIESICRAKQTEDQVIETITTRKVDMEDMLQKANFIIENIKQNKEKTELKDTELMDRHENYLKIYEDDIKAQKIDLKNQSDILREDHNKFIGTIEIFRTQFTQLIEELQKVTVHNNQTQETLENKTASLLKERELFEEKAKWERDYLQALKESWVKEHDRQLKLIVQEREEVAAEKAQLQIMNRLKINSDDVTKIELEAAIQTAQEAAACADRTKLKWQEKINELNVHKQILQDKENLLVSRAKELEKLTQSALRKKEEGMKALKDAKHLENQYKETLGLLQIQFKALMEKEKRIVSEQYNVSKGQMISVSCETEKPERDINVSRNVYNKILPLSVMHSSSQVTSELMKIVDPNLLMLKLNLNDHYNSIT, from the exons ATGAATTTACATGATAGTAGTAAATTAGATGTAATAGGTGATAAATCAAAAAGGTCGTCACTAATAGAGAGTTTGTTTGAGAGCAAATCTCATTCATCTTCCATTAAAAATgcgaaacttgaaaattttacaCATTCTGCAGAACATAAAATTATTGCACAAAAGCAAACACCTCAACTTGTTGACCAATCAAGTAAACTAATTGCAAGAGAATCTCGTAGAGGCAGAAGAAATGCCAAAGTGGTAAATGATCCTCTTGGTTTACTATCCACTGAATTGTTATCtgaacaaaatattgaattg gTAACAGATAAGAATGTACCAGCTAAAAGTTCTATTGCACAGAAATCTAAATTGGAAGAAAATTTGCCAGAATGGTTGGGTGGTACAAAGAAATTAGAAGACAAAAGTAGGGATGAAATAAAGGAGCAAGTAGCTTTAAAAGATAAATTACCAAATAATGATGAAAGAATACCTACTActaaagaaattatagaatatcCAGATATCGAAACAGATTTTAAAGTAGTTAACGAAAATAAGTTAGTCCTAGAAGATTTATCGTTATTATCTGGTGCACAGTTTAATCAACAAGCTGCAATTATAACTATGCAGCAACAGGAACATGAATTAAGGACTGCTAGTATAATTTCTCAACAAAATGAACAATTGGGTAAGGTATCGGAAGCGCAGCATTCCATACTTCATAATCAAGAAAAGCAATTCAATTTATTGCTAAAATTACAATTTGAAAAACaacatttattagaaaaacaaaTAAGAACACAACAGGAACGTATTAATCAGTATTTACAA accTTGATGGCTCAGCCCACTCCAATATCCAGTACTACATCAGTTTATACTAGTTGTAAATCTGACGAAagtgagaaaataaaaaatgtatcaaatgAACCAGAAGAACTGGagaatacaataaaaacatTGCAGACAGAAAAATCTAAATTAGAAAGTGTATTATCCACAATCAATGAAAGGCACAATAATGAAGTAACGTGTCAAGTTCAATTTTACGA AAggcaaatttcatttttaaaggaGGGTATGTTAAAATTTGAAGAAAGAATAAGACAAGAAACAGAAGTATTAGAAACAAATTACATAGCAAAATTGGAGAAATTAAGGAATGAGAAAATACAAATGGAAAATCTACATAAAGAAGAAATCTATAATATAAAG AATGAACATGCTCAACGCGTACAAGAACTTAATGAACTGCATTCTCAAAATATAAAGCTTTTGCAAAAAGAATATTCTAATACAATAGAAAGTATATGCAGAGCTAAACAAACAGAAGATCAAGTAATAGAGACTATCACTACTCGAAAAGTCGACATGGAAGATATGTTACAGAAagctaattttattattgagaatatcaagcaaaataaagaaaaaacagaACTTAAAGATACTGAGCTGATGGATCgccatgaaaattatttaaaaatttatgaagATGACATAAAAG CTCAAAagattgatttaaaaaatcagaGTGACATTTTAAGGGAAGaccataataaatttattggaacaatagaaatatttcgtaCTCAGTTTACACAACTTATAGAAGAACTACAGAAGGTCACTGTGCACAATAATCAAACTCAAGAAACACTTGAAAACAAAACAGCAAGTCTTTTAAAAGAAAGAGAGCTATTCGAAGAAAAAGCAAAATGGGAAAGAGATTATTTACAG GCATTAAAAGAATCTTGGGTAAAAGAACACGAtagacaattaaaattaattgtacaaGAAAGAGAAGAAGTAGCAGCAGAAAAGGCACAATTACAAATTATGAACAGACTCAAGATTAATAGTGATGACGTTACCAAAATTGag TTAGAAGCAGCTATTCAGACTGCACAAGAAGCTGCAGCATGTGCTGATAGAACAAAGTTAAAATGgcaagaaaaaattaatgaacttaATGTCCACAAACAAATTTTACAAGACAAAGAAAATCTGCTTGTTTCGCGAGCTAAAGAACTTGAAAAACTTACAcag TCAGctttaagaaaaaaagaagaaggaatGAAAGCTTTGAAAGATGCAAAACActtagaaaatcaatataaagaGACACTTGGTCTGCtacaaatacaatttaaagcattaatggaaaaagaaaaaagaattgttAGCGAACAATATAATGTTTcaaa AGGACAGATGATCTCAGTGTCTTGTGAAACAGAAAAACCAGAAAGGGACATAAATGTGTCACGTAacgtttacaataaaattttacctTTATCTGTTATGCATTCATCATCTCAAGTTACTTCAGAATTAATG AAAATCGTAGATCCAAATCTACTCATGCTGAAATTAAATCTTAACGATCATTATAATTCTATCActtaa